The Malus sylvestris chromosome 3, drMalSylv7.2, whole genome shotgun sequence genomic sequence AGGTTGCACTTGTGCATGAAGGTGCTGTGCGGCGGCGGGGGCAGTAGCCGCGGTGTCTTCACCAAAAAGTAGTGGAGAAAGCCACCGACGAGTTCTTGATCGGTGGGTTTGAAGCGGAAACCGGGCCGGAAAAGGGAATGGTTCTCCATTAACACCACAacgcagaagaagaagagaggagtCGAGTAGTGAAGTAGGTTTGTGCTGTCGTTGCTGTGGATTTTTATGTGACGATTAGAGAGGGCGTTGTTTGGGTATTTATAGAATGCAATCTCCTGAACCTATTAGGATTTACCGAATTTGgatagaattttagagagagagagagagagagagagagagagagatagcgaAAAAATAGAGGTATATTTAGAGAGGGGGAGTGGCAGTGTAGTTGCTTGGAGGGTAAGAAATTAGAAACCCTAACTTTTAAGTCGGCCTGATTGTATTAGGAAATAGAGAGAGAAACCCAATTTTAGTAGGATTCTCTTCATTTATGTTAAGTTTTATAGCCGTTAAGTCATTTTAATTTaacttattttaatttaatttacccCATATTTTTTCGTTAGTTCTTTTAATTCCAAACAATTGTATACGCTTGTTCTGTTTTCTCTTTTATATTATtcgcttatatatatatatttttttttttttcataaaggGAGACAATTGATGGCAAATCACAATTATCCACATTTTTTGGGCCGGAGAGGCTACTGGGAATTTCACTATGTCCGTGGCCACAGTCAGGCAGATTCACCAGTTTGGAGCATTGAACCTGAATCTcccattttttgtttattggggACTCGTAGTCCGCACCCTTACCATTGGGCCACTTGATATGGTTTATTATTAAgaaatttcaagttttggtATTTACCAAACTCAAACTCCAACTTTCTTTGTCACTGCGCTCCTCGCCGCGCCAATTTCTCTAGCAACCGGCACTGTGCCATAGGTCCCGCCGCAACAATGACTACGGAACTGGAAGTTGGAAAGCCGGGTTGGGTCGGAGCTCAGGTATTAACTTAGATATGTAATTTGGATTGGGTTGTGACTAGTCAGTTGTATGCATGTAAAATGTTTGATAAAATGCCGTCCTGTCCAACTTGGTGGTTGGTTTGTGTTCGCTTTGTTCTGTTTTGCTTAAATATATCTTCTTTTAGCCTTCTCACAATTGCTAACTTGCATTGTAAGTACATATGCGTACATTGTTGGTCAGTTGTCGCGTACATGGCTTGTGTTTCGGGCATTGCAACATTTGCCTCGAGACAAGGTTCAGTTGGCTACAAAATTTGGTCTCGTAAGTTTTGACACTGATGACGTTGTAGCAAATGGCACTCCTGAATATGTCCAGCTGTGTTGTTGAAGGTAGCCTGAAACGCCTTGGTGTGGACTACATTGATCATTATTATCTGCAACGCATATATAAGTCCCCATAAAGGACACTGAAAGTGTTACCTATACTTCCTCATATTTATGTGCAATGTTAAGTCGTGTTTAGTTTTTTTCCCCAAATTCCTGgttgttttagttgtttattGAAGCTAGTGCAGATACAATAAGGAGGGCACATGCAGTTCATCCCGTTGCTGCCAAACAGAATGGTGGTTTTGGACTCACGACATTGAGGAAGAAATCATCTGAATCTAGTCCCAACACAATAATGCGATCATTTTCCCTCCCATTGTTGGTAGGAGAACAATGTAGAGGCACCTGAAGAGTTCCCAAAGAAGGCTAAACTGTTCTTCGCTCGTGCTGCTGAAATTTGGAATGCTGAGTTTTACTCCAAATTCAACGATGATGTTTATGCAACTGTTGGTCAGTATTATCATTTATTACACGGACACGATCACTTTTCAATTTGCATTTGTATGATAATTGTCCAAATTAATTCAGATATAGTTTCTTTCAGTCCTTTTttcgtttttcaaattttaaacttGCTGAAGTTAAAATGGTATTTCTTTTATTGAATACAGATTAATATGATCATAATGTGAATGGCTCTGTCTGGAGATTGCAGAATTCACTATTGGCACTTCAGTAGGATATATGTGTCTCATTCATGTTTTGCAACTAGCTCTGGAACAATGTTGCAAATAAACGGCAATCATGGGCACCTTCGGGGTACCAAAATTTGATCTCCTGATGCTGCTTATTGCCATCGTATCTTCTCTTGTGCGAGGGATTATTTTCCTCTTAGGTTAGTGCTAGGACTAATCTCCTGATGCTGCTTTGTAATTGTATCTTTCATGGCTCCTATATGACATTTGATGCAGATTCAATGTGAATCCAAGGCATCGAATGCGATAGCACAATGGCAAAGCGTCCATGGGAAATCTATGGTTTCACAACTGACGCGTTGCTCTCTAGGTTTCGTCATTTCTCTTCTTTCCGCCTAAACTTACTTAGTTCTTTTAATCTTTGTTCAACCTTTTAAGGTTTTACTAGAATAACAATCTTTCTACTTGTACTGCCCTGTTAAAGATCAACACCAGCCCATTAAGATCAGTCGGTACAAAGGAACTAGATTGGTCTAGTTCAAACATGCATGGTTTTCTCTAGAAGATTCTATAATGGGAATATGCtagaaaactctagcaaagaAGGTTGTTCCTTAAGTTGGTGGAAGAttctagaagaatggtgaggtttccaccaacatgcaagattagtgtagataattctagcttgAGAAGTTAGTAGAATTATCTAGATAACTTTAGCATGATGTTTCCAtacttctccaaggttccatccatgcctataaaaggagaaggcatccacaccatttgtatcAACCAATCAACCAATTAACCAAGTAACCAACCAAGCAATCAAGAAggcaaccaagtgagagtgagaagcaaGAATAGTC encodes the following:
- the LOC126614585 gene encoding uncharacterized protein LOC126614585, whose translation is MTTELEVGKPGWVGAQENNVEAPEEFPKKAKLFFARAAEIWNAEFYSKFNDDVYATVGQYYHLLHGHDHFSICICMIIVQINSDLMQIQCESKASNAIAQWQSVHGKSMVSQLTRCSLGFVISLLSA